In the genome of Parafrankia irregularis, the window CGCGCTGAGTACGAACGCACGCAGCAAGCTGTTCTTCGGCGTATCCCCGAAAGACGCCGCGGACCTGGCCCGGCATGTCAGCCCGGTCCTCACCCAGCACGACCTCGCCCGGCTACCCGCCTGGACGGCCGCGGCCCGCCTCGTCGTGAACCAGGAGGACACCGCGGCGTTCACCCTGCGGACCCGACCCCTGACGCCCCCGGTGCCGGGCCGGGCGGACGCGCTGCGGGAAGCCGCCCGGCGCCACGCCGTGGTACCTGATGCCGGGCGCGGCCCGCGAGGAGGCCGGCCGTGAGCGAGCGGGAACAGACCCTGCTGGGGTTGGCGGGCCGGCTCACCTCCCGGGACCGGTGGATCTTCGCGATGCTGCGCGAACACCGTGTCCTGACCCGCCACCAGCTCACCCGCCTGGCGTTCACCGGTGAACGGATGACCCGGCTGCGTCTGGCGACCCTGCACCAGCTCCACACCGTCGACCGGCTCCGCCCCTACTACCTGTGGGGACGCGGCACCGGCCCGTACTACTACATCCTCGGCCCCGCCGGTGCGGCGATCCTCGCCGCCGAACGCGGCCTGAGTGTCGCCGACCTCGGTTACCGCCGCGACAAGCTGCACGCCTGGGCGAACTCCCCACGGCTGGCCCACCTCGTCGGTGTCAACACCGTCTTCACCGCCTTCGCCCACGCCAGCCGGTCCCGCCCCGACGACGAGGGGCTGACCGTCTGGTGGTCCGAACAACGCGCCTCCGGCCTGTGGGGCCAGTGGATCCGCCCCGACGGCTACGGCACCTGGCAGACCGGTCGCAGGCGGCTCGACTTCTTCGTCGAGTTCGACACCGGCAGTGAGTCGCTGTCCCAGGTCGCCCGCAAGATCCCCGGCTACACCCG includes:
- a CDS encoding type IV secretory system conjugative DNA transfer family protein, whose amino-acid sequence is MPGAVEDMLAEARGYRLSMTLAHQHLRQLPDDLADALSTNARSKLFFGVSPKDAADLARHVSPVLTQHDLARLPAWTAAARLVVNQEDTAAFTLRTRPLTPPVPGRADALREAARRHAVVPDAGRGPRGGRP
- a CDS encoding replication-relaxation family protein; the protein is MSEREQTLLGLAGRLTSRDRWIFAMLREHRVLTRHQLTRLAFTGERMTRLRLATLHQLHTVDRLRPYYLWGRGTGPYYYILGPAGAAILAAERGLSVADLGYRRDKLHAWANSPRLAHLVGVNTVFTAFAHASRSRPDDEGLTVWWSEQRASGLWGQWIRPDGYGTWQTGRRRLDFFVEFDTGSESLSQVARKIPGYTRLAASSGLTSPVLIWLPSVNRERELRARLATTPAGVVIVTAAPAPLTAPAPPRAPADLAPAGPVWLPLNTSTRTDLDGLTHRYGTPITTRSPLDTPEPGQEDDTDPAPSPRQPPLSFGPPPPLGR